From Halococcus salsus, the proteins below share one genomic window:
- the tbsP gene encoding transcriptional regulator TbsP, with product MVPSQPIAEISKSNLLDKILEDESHDFLCIGFNEALVEALITVLEERDDPPTVHLLATTSVLRWVRDDFDLASGAADLVESGTLSIQTEEGALENQLVISGGSVVSLVTASEHSVGLPTEHEEFVGAVNEKWTDRWNQAEEFSLRTPGRSRIEESLNEEFGLEVETDFRAMLDAVENTHSDENLDVVDICLLVAAKHELLLYDISNWGEEVGVASKATFSRGKTTLEENGLIETEKVPIDVGRPRLRLLLSKDELQDADMDALPDVAQRLLSKAA from the coding sequence ATGGTACCTAGTCAACCGATTGCAGAGATATCCAAGTCGAATCTCCTCGACAAAATTCTTGAGGATGAGTCACATGACTTTCTTTGCATTGGGTTCAATGAAGCTCTCGTTGAGGCGCTCATCACCGTACTCGAGGAAAGAGATGACCCACCGACTGTCCATCTCCTTGCGACCACATCAGTATTGAGATGGGTTCGAGACGATTTCGACCTGGCGAGCGGGGCTGCAGACCTCGTCGAGAGTGGGACTCTCTCGATTCAGACGGAGGAAGGCGCACTCGAGAACCAATTGGTCATCTCTGGAGGATCAGTTGTCTCGCTCGTTACCGCTAGTGAGCACTCGGTAGGACTCCCGACTGAGCATGAGGAATTCGTCGGTGCAGTGAATGAGAAATGGACTGACCGTTGGAACCAGGCCGAAGAGTTCTCCCTCCGAACCCCAGGACGCTCACGGATTGAAGAGTCGCTCAATGAGGAATTCGGCTTGGAGGTCGAAACGGATTTCCGAGCGATGCTTGACGCTGTCGAGAACACTCATAGCGATGAGAACCTTGACGTGGTGGATATCTGCCTTCTTGTCGCTGCCAAGCACGAACTCCTCCTCTACGATATCTCGAACTGGGGCGAGGAGGTCGGCGTTGCGAGCAAGGCAACCTTCTCGCGAGGGAAGACCACTCTCGAAGAAAATGGTCTTATCGAGACCGAGAAGGTCCCGATCGACGTTGGTCGGCCGCGTCTCCGACTCCTCCTCAGTAAGGATGAACTGCAGGACGCTGATATGGACGCTCTCCCAGATGTCGCTCAGCGATTGCTCTCAAAAGCGGCATAG
- a CDS encoding NAD-dependent epimerase/dehydratase family protein gives MKAPTIAITGAAGYIGSCIVKQIQRNHPSWNITAIDNFYLGDVRQIGDVNVLHVDIRDRERLYTALEGADVVMHLAAISGVEDCANNRDLAYEVNVLGTGNVAWFCRDSGINLIFPYSMGVIGDPQRFPITVDHPREPLNWYGRTKLLGEQVIETMAQNAYPAHLFMKSNLYGRHLIDGEYVSKGTVTNFFLERALNGETLTVYEPGTQARNYIHVKDVSNAYIRSAEQLLEQRRNGNVDVERYEIASDEDPSVMEVAEMVARVAKEERGIEVNIELIANPRAGETMVESFEVDTTKSFNDLNWSAEHTLEQTIRERLQTTQG, from the coding sequence ATGAAGGCACCAACGATTGCTATCACTGGTGCAGCAGGCTATATTGGAAGTTGTATCGTTAAACAGATCCAACGAAACCATCCAAGTTGGAACATCACAGCAATCGACAACTTCTATCTCGGTGATGTTCGCCAAATTGGTGATGTTAACGTTCTACACGTTGATATCCGAGACCGAGAACGCCTATACACTGCGCTTGAGGGGGCTGACGTTGTCATGCATCTCGCCGCAATTAGTGGTGTTGAGGACTGTGCTAATAACCGCGATCTTGCCTATGAGGTAAATGTACTAGGTACTGGGAATGTTGCGTGGTTCTGTCGCGATAGCGGCATCAACCTCATTTTCCCATACAGTATGGGGGTTATTGGCGATCCGCAGCGGTTCCCTATTACAGTTGACCATCCACGGGAACCGTTAAATTGGTACGGTAGGACCAAATTGCTTGGAGAGCAGGTAATTGAAACAATGGCACAAAACGCCTATCCTGCTCATCTATTCATGAAGTCCAATCTATATGGCCGACATTTGATCGACGGCGAATACGTCTCAAAGGGAACAGTAACGAACTTTTTCCTTGAGCGGGCGCTCAATGGTGAGACACTCACTGTCTACGAACCGGGCACGCAGGCTCGAAATTATATCCACGTCAAGGACGTGTCAAATGCCTATATTAGAAGTGCCGAGCAGCTGCTTGAGCAGCGAAGAAACGGTAATGTGGATGTTGAACGATACGAAATTGCGAGTGATGAAGATCCGAGTGTAATGGAGGTTGCTGAAATGGTCGCGCGAGTTGCGAAGGAAGAGCGTGGGATTGAAGTGAATATTGAATTGATCGCGAATCCACGAGCGGGCGAAACTATGGTTGAATCGTTTGAGGTGGATACGACGAAATCATTCAACGATCTTAACTGGAGTGCCGAGCACACACTGGAGCAGACAATACGAGAGCGGCTACAAACTACACAAGGTTGA
- the tbsP gene encoding transcriptional regulator TbsP — protein MTINSNQVEASVGETLRTVFAEESGPVTAVGFDEDSTRELVEMLAESEEPPKVRLLVREEVLKWLRDDFMLASAAAELLEADTLEIRAATDRLDGAVVAPEETVVSLLTPDAEHSAALVTDDEEFVEAARERWNSRWKEGEAFDLRTPAYSRVLESLGEEFGSEMESDFQTILESVESTNENGKLDEVGLSLLVAAKHEQMLYDISRWGEDVGVASRTTFSRTKTQLEEKGLIDTEKVPIDVGRPRLRLVVGDKRLREADPDELASVAREMLSAAPV, from the coding sequence ATGACAATCAACTCGAACCAAGTAGAGGCGTCGGTTGGTGAAACCCTTCGGACGGTCTTTGCCGAGGAGAGTGGCCCGGTGACTGCAGTGGGTTTCGACGAGGATTCGACGCGCGAACTCGTCGAGATGCTCGCCGAGAGCGAGGAGCCGCCGAAAGTGCGCCTGCTCGTCCGGGAAGAGGTGCTGAAATGGCTGCGCGATGACTTCATGCTGGCGAGTGCGGCAGCGGAGTTGCTCGAAGCGGACACTCTAGAAATACGAGCAGCCACTGACCGGTTAGACGGCGCGGTGGTGGCGCCTGAGGAGACGGTCGTTTCGCTGCTCACGCCGGACGCCGAGCACAGCGCCGCGCTCGTTACCGACGACGAGGAGTTCGTCGAGGCGGCACGCGAGCGCTGGAACAGCCGCTGGAAAGAGGGCGAAGCGTTCGATTTGCGGACGCCGGCGTACTCGCGAGTGCTGGAATCGCTCGGTGAAGAGTTCGGCTCGGAGATGGAGTCGGACTTTCAGACAATTTTGGAATCGGTCGAGAGCACGAATGAAAACGGTAAATTGGACGAGGTGGGGCTGAGTCTCTTGGTGGCAGCGAAACATGAGCAGATGCTATACGATATTTCGAGGTGGGGTGAGGATGTCGGTGTCGCGAGCAGGACGACGTTCTCACGCACGAAGACTCAACTCGAAGAGAAGGGATTGATCGACACGGAGAAAGTGCCGATCGACGTTGGGCGGCCACGATTGCGCTTAGTGGTGGGCGACAAGCGTCTCCGGGAAGCAGATCCTGACGAACTCGCGAGCGTCGCTCGCGAGATGCTTTCGGCGGCTCCGGTCTAA